In Nitrosopumilaceae archaeon, the following proteins share a genomic window:
- a CDS encoding PEFG-CTERM sorting domain-containing protein has protein sequence MRLAITLLMITVLAIFIVNNVNAQVGSTGIIATTNKPVYQLGDKVIISGSVAKVVDNNPATIIVRNPIGNVYEVGQVTLSNNLFTHDFVIGEDATPGTYDVEIKYGDQSGKTSFAVQVSQMQLIPVGDYAIKVRGNNTNLIKYSDVSISTVDNSVTVNVNASAISSGSVMQEFQIPKIIIDAPGSLLVAKIDGLISQCTQIETPSDRIMDCMIPVDATQLQIFGTTVIPEFGPVAMLILTISVLGIVFLSTKTKIKKPFY, from the coding sequence ATGCGACTAGCCATCACACTTTTGATGATAACAGTTCTTGCTATTTTTATTGTAAATAATGTAAATGCACAAGTAGGATCAACTGGAATAATTGCAACTACAAACAAACCTGTTTACCAACTAGGTGACAAAGTCATCATTTCAGGTTCTGTAGCAAAAGTTGTTGATAATAATCCTGCAACAATTATAGTTCGAAATCCCATTGGTAATGTTTATGAAGTGGGTCAGGTTACTTTATCCAATAATCTGTTTACTCATGATTTCGTGATAGGGGAGGATGCTACTCCTGGCACTTATGATGTTGAAATAAAATATGGTGATCAGAGCGGAAAAACATCATTTGCAGTTCAGGTAAGCCAAATGCAACTAATTCCAGTTGGTGATTACGCCATCAAAGTTAGAGGCAATAATACTAATTTGATTAAATATAGTGATGTTTCAATTTCAACTGTAGATAATTCCGTTACTGTTAACGTTAATGCAAGTGCAATATCTAGCGGTTCTGTAATGCAGGAATTCCAGATTCCAAAGATAATCATAGATGCACCTGGTTCTTTGTTAGTTGCAAAAATTGATGGTTTAATTTCACAGTGTACACAAATAGAGACACCATCTGACAGAATAATGGATTGCATGATACCTGTAGATGCAACACAACTACAAATATTTGGCACTACAGTGATTCCAGAATTTGGTCCAGTTGCAATGCTGATTTTAACTATTAGTGTTCTAGGTATTGTTTTTCTATCAACTAAAACAAAAATCAAGAAGCCTTTTTATTAG
- a CDS encoding Lrp/AsnC ligand binding domain-containing protein, giving the protein MLAYILATCVPGREKDVIEIIKALPEVVEVNGVMGKYDVFVKIYADNVSKIDSAISKVRNTPHITSTLTMPAIYGQGGTVDEEK; this is encoded by the coding sequence ATGCTGGCATACATTTTAGCAACATGTGTTCCTGGACGTGAAAAAGATGTTATAGAAATAATCAAGGCACTACCTGAAGTAGTAGAAGTAAATGGCGTTATGGGAAAATACGATGTTTTTGTTAAAATATATGCAGATAATGTATCAAAAATAGATTCTGCAATATCAAAAGTTCGGAACACGCCACATATCACCAGTACACTCACCATGCCTGCAATTTATGGACAGGGTGGAACCGTTGACGAAGAAAAGTAA